One uncultured Gellertiella sp. genomic window carries:
- a CDS encoding DUF475 domain-containing protein: protein MIKTSKSFLSYFRWAFALTAIGLVLGAVLGYSLHGTFGGAFTALFICAVLGVLEISLSFDNAIVNARKLQEMTPAWQRRFLTWGIIIAVFGMRIIFPLLIVAVAARISPWAALDIALFKPVQYAGIMEASHLSISAFGGTFLMMVGLTYFFDSEKDVHWISALEKKMVRTSVKGIEVAIVLITVLVFTCILPREQSVTFLFAAVWGLVTFLLVEVIGELLDASQEAMSAAARGGLGAFIYLEVLDASFSFDGVIGAFALSHNLFIIAIGLGIGAMYVRSLTIMLVEKGTLAEYRYLEHGAFYAIIVLALIMFLQTIMDVPEVVTGLAGASLIFVSLRASIRYNRQHPEPRPPRGSGRHF, encoded by the coding sequence ATGATCAAGACGAGCAAGTCTTTCCTCTCCTACTTCCGGTGGGCCTTTGCCCTGACGGCCATTGGCCTGGTGCTGGGCGCGGTGCTGGGCTACAGCCTGCATGGCACATTCGGCGGCGCCTTTACCGCGCTGTTCATCTGCGCCGTGCTCGGCGTTCTCGAAATCTCGCTGTCCTTCGACAATGCCATCGTCAATGCCCGCAAGCTTCAGGAGATGACACCGGCCTGGCAGCGCCGCTTCCTGACCTGGGGCATCATCATCGCAGTGTTCGGCATGCGGATCATCTTTCCGCTGCTGATCGTCGCGGTCGCCGCCCGCATCAGCCCTTGGGCAGCGTTGGATATCGCGCTGTTCAAGCCCGTCCAGTATGCCGGGATCATGGAAGCCTCGCATCTGTCGATTTCTGCCTTCGGCGGCACCTTCCTGATGATGGTCGGCCTCACCTATTTCTTCGACAGCGAAAAGGACGTGCACTGGATCAGCGCGCTGGAAAAGAAGATGGTCCGCACCTCCGTCAAGGGGATCGAGGTCGCCATCGTGCTGATCACGGTGCTGGTCTTCACCTGTATCCTGCCGCGCGAGCAGAGCGTCACCTTCCTGTTTGCCGCCGTCTGGGGACTGGTGACCTTCCTGCTGGTCGAAGTCATCGGCGAATTGCTCGATGCCTCGCAGGAAGCGATGTCGGCGGCGGCCCGCGGCGGGCTCGGGGCCTTCATCTATCTCGAAGTGCTCGATGCGAGCTTTTCCTTCGATGGCGTCATCGGTGCCTTCGCGCTCAGCCACAACCTCTTCATCATCGCCATCGGCCTAGGCATCGGGGCGATGTATGTGCGGTCGCTGACCATCATGCTGGTGGAAAAGGGCACGCTTGCCGAATACCGCTATCTCGAGCACGGGGCCTTCTACGCGATCATCGTGCTGGCGCTGATCATGTTCCTGCAGACGATCATGGATGTTCCGGAAGTGGTGACCGGCCTTGCCGGGGCAAGCCTGATCTTCGTCTCGCTGCGCGCCTCGATCCGCTATAACCGACAGCATCCCGAACCCCGCCCGCCGCGCGGCAGCGGACGGCATTTCTGA
- a CDS encoding DeoR/GlpR family DNA-binding transcription regulator has translation MADAFAAAPANHREREILDELRLAGGSGRIPFLARRLKVSEETIRRNIRTLEANGLVTKVHGGVHLKESAGEQPLHFRMTENADAKRAIAARTASLMQDGDSLFLDIGSTTAFIAVALQKHRDLFVVTNSVAVAHTLTGRNGNRVFLAGGELRPHDQGAFGAEAIAFIRRFHLRHAILSTTAVNAASGFMLKDMEEAELSREAGARAERRIVVADSAKFGRSAPIVPVEPARYDMLVTNAQPPGDISAMLAANGIELVLA, from the coding sequence ATGGCCGATGCCTTCGCCGCCGCCCCTGCCAATCACCGCGAGCGGGAGATTCTCGACGAACTCCGGCTTGCCGGGGGATCGGGCCGCATTCCGTTCCTGGCGCGTCGCCTGAAGGTGTCGGAGGAAACCATCCGCCGCAATATCCGGACGCTGGAGGCCAACGGGCTGGTCACCAAGGTGCATGGCGGCGTGCATCTGAAGGAGAGTGCGGGCGAGCAGCCGCTGCATTTCCGGATGACGGAGAATGCCGATGCCAAGCGCGCGATTGCGGCGAGGACCGCCAGCCTGATGCAGGATGGCGACAGCCTGTTTCTCGACATCGGCTCGACCACCGCCTTCATTGCGGTGGCGCTGCAAAAGCACCGGGACCTGTTCGTCGTCACCAATTCGGTGGCCGTCGCCCATACGCTGACGGGGCGCAACGGCAACCGGGTGTTTCTGGCAGGCGGCGAATTGCGCCCGCATGACCAGGGGGCCTTCGGGGCGGAGGCAATCGCCTTCATCCGCCGCTTTCACCTGCGCCATGCCATCCTGTCGACCACGGCGGTCAATGCCGCCTCGGGTTTCATGCTGAAGGACATGGAGGAGGCCGAACTGTCGCGCGAGGCGGGTGCCCGGGCCGAACGGCGGATCGTGGTGGCCGACAGCGCCAAATTCGGCCGCTCCGCCCCCATCGTGCCGGTCGAGCCCGCCCGCTACGACATGCTGGTGACCAATGCTCAACCGCCCGGCGACATCTCCGCAATGCTTGCCGCCAATGGCATCGAGCTGGTGCTGGCCTGA
- a CDS encoding phosphotransferase, translating into MSEDRETEIRALPVWKGQVSIRPLSGGITNRNYLVEDGEKRAVVRLGNDIPVHHISRTNELAASRAGHAAGLSPAVLHHQSGLLVLDYIDARAFQPEDVRAPGMLERIVPLLKRCHCEMPKHLRGAAAMFWVFHVVRDYAASLSDAGSWHLPILPGLLEKTGRLEKAAGPFDIVFGHNDLLAANLLDDGTRLWLIDWDYAGFNTPLFDLGGLASNNGLDAAAERQMLELYYEEPLTDELLSRYEAMKCASLLRETMWSMVSEIHSTIDFDYAAYTAENMTRFERSYDIFTHL; encoded by the coding sequence ATGAGCGAGGACAGGGAAACGGAGATCCGGGCGCTGCCGGTCTGGAAGGGGCAGGTCTCCATCCGCCCGCTCAGCGGCGGCATCACCAATCGCAACTATCTGGTCGAGGATGGCGAAAAACGCGCGGTGGTCCGGCTCGGCAACGACATCCCGGTCCATCACATCAGCCGTACCAATGAACTCGCCGCCAGCCGGGCGGGCCATGCCGCCGGCCTGTCGCCCGCCGTGCTCCACCACCAGTCCGGCCTGCTGGTGCTCGACTATATCGACGCCCGCGCCTTTCAGCCGGAGGATGTGCGTGCGCCCGGCATGCTGGAGCGCATCGTGCCGCTGCTCAAGCGCTGTCATTGCGAGATGCCGAAACATCTGCGCGGCGCGGCGGCGATGTTCTGGGTCTTTCATGTGGTGCGCGACTATGCCGCCTCGCTGTCGGATGCCGGAAGCTGGCACCTGCCGATCCTGCCCGGGCTGCTTGAAAAAACCGGGCGGCTGGAAAAGGCGGCGGGTCCCTTCGACATCGTCTTCGGCCACAATGACCTGCTGGCGGCAAACCTGCTCGACGACGGCACCCGTCTCTGGCTGATCGACTGGGACTATGCGGGCTTCAACACCCCGCTCTTCGATCTCGGCGGCCTTGCCTCCAACAACGGGCTCGATGCGGCGGCCGAAAGGCAGATGCTGGAGCTCTATTACGAAGAGCCGCTGACGGACGAACTGCTTTCCCGCTACGAGGCGATGAAATGCGCCTCGCTGCTGCGCGAGACGATGTGGAGCATGGTCTCGGAAATCCATTCCACCATCGATTTCGATTACGCCGCCTATACGGCGGAAAACATGACCCGCTTCGAGCGGTCCTACGACATCTTCACCCATCTCTGA
- a CDS encoding FAD-dependent oxidoreductase, translating to MKELPASAKAVVIGGGIIGCSTAYHLAKLGLTDTVLLERKKLTSGTTFHAAGLVGQLRTSANITQLLGYSVDLYKKLEAETGLGTGWKMNGGLRLACNEERWTEVRRQATTAQSFGLEMQLLTPKEAQELWPLMTIDDLIGAAFLPTDGQANPSDITQALARGARMAGATIFEDTEVLDLEIDRGRIRAVLTDRGRIECEKVVVCAGQWTRTFAARFGVNVPLVSVEHQYMVTEAFGVPSNLPTLRDPDRLTYYKEEVGGLVMGGYEPNPIPWAMDGIPKDFHYTLLSSNFDHFEQIMELSLGRVPALQTAGIKQLINGPESFTPDGNFILGEAPELKNFFVGAGFNAFGIASGGGAGMALAEWVARGEPPYDLWPVDIRRFGRPHFDTDWVRTRTLEAYGKHYTLAFPFEEHHSGRPCRKSPLYDRLKAQGACFGEKLGWERPNWFADLAAGEKPEDIYSYQRQNWFAAVGREHRAVREDAVLFDQTSFAKFVLKGRDAEAALSWIAANDVAKPVGALIYTQMLNDKGGIECDLTVARVAENEFYLVTGTGFATHDFDWISRNIPDGLHAELVDVTSAYSVLSLMGPKARHILEKVTRSDVSNAGLPFGRVKTIGIAGCPVRALRVTYVGELGYELHLPVEYATTVYEALMAAGRGDGLVNAGYRAIESCRLEKGYRAWGSDIGPDHTPVEAGLAWAVKTRRPTPFKGRAAIEAQQQNGVKKMLATFVTDDPDVVLLGRETIYRDGKRVGWLTGGGFGYTIGKPIGFGYVRNPEGVTEDYVLSGSYELDVAMARVACKVTLKPLYDPGMARIKA from the coding sequence ATGAAGGAACTTCCCGCATCCGCCAAAGCCGTGGTCATCGGCGGCGGCATCATCGGCTGCTCGACGGCCTATCATCTGGCCAAGCTCGGCCTCACCGACACCGTGTTGCTGGAGCGCAAGAAGCTGACTTCCGGCACCACCTTCCATGCCGCAGGCCTTGTCGGCCAGTTGCGCACCAGCGCCAACATCACCCAGCTGCTCGGCTATTCCGTCGATCTCTACAAGAAGCTCGAGGCCGAAACCGGGCTTGGCACCGGCTGGAAGATGAATGGCGGCCTGCGGCTTGCCTGCAACGAGGAGCGCTGGACCGAAGTCAGGCGCCAGGCAACCACCGCCCAGAGTTTCGGCCTTGAAATGCAGCTGCTGACGCCGAAGGAGGCGCAGGAGCTCTGGCCGCTGATGACCATCGACGACCTGATCGGCGCGGCCTTCCTGCCGACCGACGGCCAGGCCAATCCCTCCGACATCACCCAGGCGCTGGCGCGCGGCGCGCGCATGGCGGGCGCCACGATCTTTGAGGACACCGAGGTTCTCGATCTCGAAATCGACAGGGGCCGCATCCGCGCCGTCCTCACCGACCGGGGCCGGATCGAATGCGAAAAGGTGGTGGTCTGCGCCGGGCAATGGACCCGCACCTTCGCCGCCCGCTTCGGCGTCAACGTGCCGCTGGTCTCCGTCGAGCACCAGTATATGGTGACGGAAGCCTTCGGCGTGCCCTCGAACCTGCCGACGCTGCGCGATCCCGACCGGCTGACCTATTACAAGGAGGAAGTCGGCGGGCTGGTGATGGGCGGCTATGAGCCGAACCCGATCCCCTGGGCGATGGACGGCATCCCGAAGGACTTCCACTACACGCTGCTGTCGAGCAATTTCGACCATTTCGAGCAGATCATGGAACTGTCGCTGGGCCGCGTCCCGGCGCTTCAGACCGCTGGCATCAAGCAATTGATCAACGGTCCGGAAAGCTTTACCCCGGATGGCAATTTCATCCTCGGCGAGGCGCCGGAGCTGAAGAATTTCTTCGTCGGTGCCGGGTTCAACGCCTTCGGCATCGCGTCCGGCGGCGGGGCCGGCATGGCGCTGGCCGAATGGGTCGCCAGGGGCGAGCCGCCCTATGATCTCTGGCCGGTCGATATCCGCCGCTTCGGGCGTCCGCATTTCGATACGGACTGGGTGCGCACCCGCACGCTCGAAGCCTATGGCAAGCATTATACGCTGGCCTTCCCCTTCGAGGAGCACCACAGCGGACGTCCCTGCCGCAAGTCGCCGCTCTATGACCGGCTGAAGGCGCAGGGCGCCTGCTTCGGCGAAAAACTCGGCTGGGAAAGGCCGAACTGGTTTGCCGATCTTGCCGCTGGCGAAAAGCCCGAGGACATCTATTCCTACCAGCGCCAGAACTGGTTTGCCGCCGTCGGGCGCGAGCACCGGGCGGTGCGCGAAGACGCGGTGCTCTTCGACCAGACCTCGTTCGCCAAATTCGTGCTGAAGGGCAGGGATGCGGAAGCCGCGCTCTCCTGGATTGCCGCCAATGACGTGGCAAAACCGGTCGGCGCGCTGATCTATACCCAGATGCTGAACGACAAGGGCGGCATCGAATGCGATCTCACCGTGGCGCGCGTCGCCGAAAACGAGTTCTATCTCGTCACCGGCACCGGCTTTGCCACCCATGATTTCGACTGGATCAGCCGCAACATTCCAGACGGCCTCCATGCCGAGCTGGTCGATGTCACCTCGGCCTATTCGGTGCTGTCGCTGATGGGGCCGAAGGCCCGCCACATCCTGGAGAAAGTCACCCGCAGCGATGTCTCGAATGCCGGTCTCCCCTTTGGCCGGGTGAAGACCATCGGCATTGCCGGATGCCCGGTCCGGGCGCTGCGCGTCACCTATGTCGGCGAGCTTGGCTATGAGCTGCATCTGCCGGTCGAATATGCCACCACCGTTTATGAGGCACTGATGGCGGCGGGGCGCGGGGACGGGCTGGTCAATGCCGGTTACCGCGCCATCGAAAGCTGCCGTCTGGAAAAGGGATACCGGGCCTGGGGCTCGGATATCGGCCCCGACCACACGCCGGTCGAGGCAGGGCTTGCCTGGGCGGTAAAGACCCGCAGGCCGACCCCGTTCAAGGGCCGCGCCGCCATCGAGGCGCAGCAGCAGAACGGCGTGAAGAAGATGCTCGCCACCTTTGTCACCGATGATCCCGACGTGGTGCTGCTCGGGCGCGAGACCATCTACCGCGATGGCAAGCGGGTCGGCTGGCTGACCGGCGGCGGCTTCGGCTACACGATCGGCAAGCCGATCGGCTTCGGCTATGTCCGCAATCCCGAGGGTGTCACCGAGGATTATGTGCTGTCGGGCTCCTATGAACTCGATGTCGCCATGGCCCGGGTGGCCTGCAAGGTGACGCTGAAACCGCTCTACGATCCCGGCATGGCAAGGATCAAGGCCTGA
- a CDS encoding diacylglycerol kinase family protein yields the protein MAALRDPIEQELGVRIRAILNRDGGTLRTLDVDRIAASLTAALDASGHQATVASVAGRALAAALTEAAGEDATDCILIGGGDGSVSLAASLCWKTGKVLGILPAGTMNLFARALAIPLAIDQAISALAASTVHEADICTVNGHCFVHQVAIGMQPRMLELRRAIPYASRMGKISASLKAALRTVVAPPVFRARLKTDRHDNVLSCSMLAVSNNIYGEGHLPYADGPDQGTLGIYASPPLSLMMNLRLARDMLLGRWTRTEHVLSQTTDRVSVEILSKTKGRSMSVDGELVPLEPVLDIRLHALGLKVLCPNRTAAQSPVDHLRQALYEAGTRGSKGG from the coding sequence TTGGCCGCCCTTCGCGACCCGATTGAACAGGAGCTTGGCGTGCGGATCAGGGCGATCTTGAACAGGGATGGCGGCACGTTGCGCACGCTCGATGTCGACAGGATTGCGGCGAGTTTGACCGCAGCCCTTGATGCCTCCGGCCATCAGGCAACGGTTGCAAGTGTCGCCGGCAGGGCGCTTGCTGCCGCCCTGACGGAGGCGGCCGGCGAGGATGCCACCGACTGCATCCTCATCGGCGGGGGAGATGGTTCGGTGTCGCTGGCGGCATCGCTCTGCTGGAAGACGGGCAAGGTGCTGGGCATTCTGCCCGCAGGCACGATGAATCTCTTTGCCCGCGCGCTCGCCATTCCTCTCGCCATCGATCAGGCGATTTCGGCACTGGCCGCAAGCACGGTGCATGAGGCGGATATCTGCACGGTCAACGGCCATTGCTTCGTCCATCAGGTCGCCATCGGCATGCAGCCCCGCATGCTGGAACTCCGGCGGGCCATTCCCTATGCCTCAAGGATGGGGAAGATCAGCGCCAGCCTCAAGGCCGCCCTGCGCACGGTGGTTGCTCCGCCGGTGTTCAGGGCGCGGCTGAAGACCGACCGGCATGACAATGTCCTCTCCTGTTCGATGCTGGCGGTCTCCAACAATATCTATGGGGAAGGGCATCTGCCCTATGCCGACGGGCCGGATCAGGGAACCCTCGGCATCTATGCCTCGCCACCTCTCAGCCTGATGATGAATCTGCGGCTGGCGCGCGACATGCTGCTGGGGCGCTGGACCAGGACCGAACATGTTCTGTCCCAGACCACCGACAGGGTCAGTGTCGAGATCCTGTCGAAAACCAAAGGCCGCAGCATGTCTGTGGATGGTGAACTGGTGCCGCTCGAGCCGGTTCTCGACATCAGGCTTCACGCTCTTGGCCTCAAGGTGCTGTGCCCGAACAGAACTGCCGCACAATCGCCTGTTGATCACCTGCGACAGGCGCTTTATGAGGCGGGGACACGCGGCTCCAAAGGCGGCTGA
- the rsgA gene encoding ribosome small subunit-dependent GTPase A gives MTAAPRDTSPPGWTAFFADQVQPEEASLVPRRVASVHRQRIEVIDALGPARLELGPNANTADYAVGDWVLADPATDLLVRRLDRHTLLQRRTESRHGQQLAAANLDTLFIVTSCNADFNTARLERYLIVANEAGIRPVIVLTKADTVEDAGNYAGQARALQRDLDVVVLNARSPEAIAALSPWCREGQTVALVGSSGVGKSTLVNTLAGPDADIVQKTGGIREHDAKGRHTTTARSLHPIAGGGFVIDTPGIRTLYVSDITDGIDTVFADIAELVPDCRFRDCTHMREPGCAVQAAVASGVLDADRLQRWRDLTTENRDRTPVATGPKGNKVFRKKKY, from the coding sequence TTGACCGCCGCGCCCCGCGACACCTCCCCGCCCGGCTGGACGGCGTTTTTTGCCGATCAGGTGCAGCCCGAAGAGGCGTCCCTTGTGCCGCGCCGGGTGGCCTCGGTGCATCGCCAGCGCATCGAGGTGATCGATGCGCTTGGCCCGGCCCGGCTGGAGCTCGGCCCGAATGCCAATACCGCCGATTATGCGGTCGGCGACTGGGTGCTCGCCGATCCCGCCACCGATCTTCTGGTGCGCCGTCTCGACCGCCATACCCTGTTGCAACGCCGGACGGAAAGCCGCCATGGCCAGCAGCTGGCAGCCGCCAATCTCGATACGCTGTTCATCGTCACCTCCTGCAATGCCGATTTCAACACGGCCCGGCTGGAGCGCTACCTGATTGTTGCCAATGAGGCGGGCATAAGGCCGGTGATCGTGCTGACCAAGGCCGATACGGTGGAAGATGCCGGGAACTATGCCGGCCAGGCCCGGGCCCTGCAGCGCGATCTTGATGTGGTGGTGCTGAATGCGCGTTCACCCGAGGCGATTGCCGCCCTTTCTCCCTGGTGCCGGGAGGGGCAGACCGTGGCCCTCGTCGGCTCGTCCGGGGTCGGCAAGTCGACGCTGGTCAACACGCTTGCAGGTCCGGATGCCGACATCGTGCAGAAGACCGGCGGCATTCGCGAACACGATGCCAAGGGCCGCCACACCACCACCGCGCGCTCCCTGCATCCGATTGCCGGCGGCGGCTTCGTGATCGATACGCCGGGCATCCGCACGCTCTATGTCAGCGACATCACCGATGGCATCGACACGGTCTTTGCCGATATTGCCGAACTTGTGCCGGATTGCCGGTTTCGCGATTGCACCCACATGCGCGAGCCGGGTTGCGCGGTACAGGCCGCCGTTGCCAGCGGCGTGCTCGATGCCGACCGCCTGCAGCGCTGGCGCGACCTCACCACGGAAAATCGTGACCGCACCCCGGTTGCCACCGGGCCGAAGGGCAACAAGGTCTTCCGCAAGAAGAAATACTGA
- the greA gene encoding transcription elongation factor GreA, whose protein sequence is MSVAFVKEESAEAAAETLLPDRPISPHPNLVTSTGLTALEQQLAGARAAHEAANGIEDVNERRRQTAGPLRDMRYLAARLRTAQVMPDPVASGIVAFGSSVTFRRDDGRVQTYRIVGEDEADPRAGSMSFVSPVATRLLGKAIGDVATVGNQELEIIAIS, encoded by the coding sequence GTGAGTGTTGCCTTTGTCAAGGAAGAGAGTGCGGAAGCTGCGGCGGAAACCCTGCTGCCGGATCGCCCGATTTCGCCGCATCCCAATCTCGTGACATCAACCGGCCTGACAGCGCTCGAGCAGCAGCTTGCCGGGGCGAGGGCTGCCCATGAGGCGGCAAACGGCATCGAGGATGTCAACGAAAGGCGACGGCAGACTGCTGGCCCCTTGCGCGACATGCGCTATCTCGCTGCCCGGCTGCGCACGGCGCAGGTGATGCCGGATCCCGTGGCGAGCGGCATCGTCGCCTTCGGCAGCTCGGTCACCTTCCGCCGCGACGACGGGCGTGTGCAGACCTACCGGATTGTCGGCGAAGACGAGGCCGATCCGCGGGCAGGCTCGATGTCCTTTGTCTCGCCGGTTGCCACCCGCCTCCTCGGCAAGGCCATCGGCGATGTCGCAACGGTTGGCAACCAGGAACTGGAAATCATCGCAATCTCGTGA
- the betI gene encoding transcriptional regulator BetI, with protein MPARPTRPKTRIEDIRRIELIDAAHRIFLKEGLKGLTTTRICNEAGMSQGILTYYFRDKEEVLFEMVRMNNRVLAVQVVRKLREANTGWERMLAIIDGLFPAESFNRPTSSAWVSLFAEAGHNDTYRRLLAPYYKRLRSNVASLLKPAMPAPEIDHFIQGFAAMIDGLWLRRAHSEADISLPQAKRLLVEYAEAILGQEVVEALKTGNGVEGPRPPA; from the coding sequence ATGCCTGCGAGACCGACACGACCCAAGACCCGCATAGAAGATATCCGCCGCATCGAACTCATCGATGCCGCGCATCGCATTTTCCTGAAGGAGGGTCTGAAGGGCCTGACGACCACCAGGATCTGCAATGAGGCGGGCATGTCGCAGGGCATCCTCACCTACTATTTCCGGGACAAGGAAGAGGTCCTGTTCGAAATGGTCAGGATGAACAACCGCGTGCTCGCCGTTCAGGTGGTGCGCAAGCTGCGCGAGGCGAATACCGGCTGGGAGCGGATGCTGGCGATCATTGACGGGTTGTTTCCGGCGGAAAGCTTTAACCGGCCGACCTCGAGCGCCTGGGTGTCACTGTTTGCGGAAGCCGGCCACAATGACACCTACCGGCGGCTGCTTGCACCCTATTACAAACGCCTGCGCTCCAACGTGGCATCCCTGCTGAAGCCAGCGATGCCGGCACCAGAGATCGACCATTTCATCCAGGGCTTTGCCGCCATGATCGACGGGCTGTGGCTGCGGCGCGCGCATTCCGAGGCGGATATTTCGCTGCCGCAAGCCAAGCGGCTGCTGGTCGAATATGCCGAAGCAATTCTCGGCCAGGAGGTCGTCGAGGCTTTGAAGACAGGCAATGGCGTAGAGGGCCCGCGTCCGCCCGCCTGA
- the choX gene encoding choline ABC transporter substrate-binding protein, translating into MTRHRIKTTVLSLLAAVSTVFMAGTATRAEDKPACKSVSISDMGWSDIALTNATSEFVLKALGYEPKQLLLALNVTFDSLKRGEIDVFLGNWRPVQDIDYKGYFDRGDIIPVGTNLVDAKYTLAVPRYVSDAGLKSFDDLQKFADKLDHKIYGIEPGSNKPLLDMLAAHSHGLDGDWQVVESSEAGMLAQVNRALQNKEWIVFLGWQPHPMNVNIDMTYLSGGDVEFGPNFGGATVRTVVRRGYPADCPNVSKFFSNLKFDIKYENTGMDLVQKQGLEAAAVAAQMMKDNPGKLESWLQGVTTIDGKPGLPAVKSALGIK; encoded by the coding sequence ATGACCAGACATCGCATCAAGACGACCGTGCTGTCCCTGCTGGCAGCGGTCAGCACGGTTTTCATGGCGGGCACCGCCACGCGCGCGGAAGACAAGCCTGCCTGCAAATCCGTGAGCATATCCGACATGGGCTGGAGCGATATCGCGCTGACCAATGCCACCTCTGAATTCGTGCTGAAAGCGCTGGGTTATGAGCCAAAGCAATTGCTTCTCGCGCTGAACGTCACCTTTGACAGCCTGAAGCGGGGCGAGATCGACGTCTTCCTCGGCAATTGGCGGCCGGTGCAGGATATCGACTACAAGGGCTATTTCGACCGGGGCGACATCATTCCGGTCGGCACGAACCTGGTGGACGCGAAATACACGCTTGCGGTTCCGCGTTACGTTTCGGACGCCGGGCTGAAGAGTTTCGATGACCTGCAGAAATTCGCCGACAAGCTCGACCACAAGATTTACGGCATCGAACCGGGTTCCAACAAGCCGCTGCTCGACATGCTCGCCGCCCACAGTCATGGTCTCGACGGCGACTGGCAGGTGGTGGAATCCAGCGAGGCCGGCATGCTGGCGCAGGTCAACCGGGCGCTGCAGAACAAGGAATGGATCGTCTTCCTTGGCTGGCAGCCGCATCCGATGAATGTCAATATCGACATGACCTATCTGTCGGGCGGCGATGTGGAATTCGGTCCGAACTTCGGCGGCGCGACGGTGCGCACGGTGGTCCGCCGGGGCTATCCTGCGGATTGTCCCAATGTCTCGAAGTTCTTCAGCAACCTGAAATTCGATATCAAGTATGAGAATACCGGCATGGACCTGGTGCAGAAACAGGGGCTGGAAGCCGCGGCAGTTGCGGCGCAGATGATGAAGGATAATCCCGGCAAGCTTGAAAGCTGGCTGCAAGGGGTCACCACCATCGACGGCAAGCCGGGCCTGCCTGCGGTCAAGTCCGCCCTGGGCATCAAGTGA
- a CDS encoding alcohol dehydrogenase catalytic domain-containing protein gives MRAAVLAVHGQPLVVGPVEKPQAGPGEILVRLAACGICHSDVHIWKGDFRAEADPVPHVLGHEGVGQVEAVGPGVTTWQVGDPAGVPWLHDTCLHCEECLDGQESFCQHQRAHGWNVPGAFADYVVADARFAVRLPAGLDPVQTAPVMCAGVTAYGALRRAHLREGETVAIFGCGGLGLYAVQLAVRMGAKVLAIDSDPEKLVHARRYGAASVEIADTGLAERLGALAVKPHVVINFAPTTRTWAPLLAAIRPRGRIVAAAIVAEPVPLSQEWLTGSGVTITGTSVGTRAEMEDVVRIHTVRPLENPVIEIGLEEATAALSALDGGTARGRYVIRF, from the coding sequence ATGCGTGCGGCAGTGCTTGCCGTCCACGGCCAGCCGCTGGTGGTGGGACCGGTGGAAAAGCCGCAAGCGGGGCCGGGCGAAATCCTGGTCCGGCTCGCCGCCTGCGGCATCTGCCATTCCGATGTCCATATCTGGAAGGGGGATTTTCGCGCAGAGGCCGATCCCGTACCCCACGTGCTCGGTCACGAGGGTGTGGGGCAGGTCGAGGCGGTCGGCCCTGGAGTGACCACCTGGCAGGTCGGAGATCCCGCCGGCGTTCCCTGGCTGCATGATACCTGCCTGCATTGCGAGGAATGTCTCGACGGGCAGGAATCCTTCTGCCAACATCAGCGCGCCCATGGGTGGAACGTGCCGGGTGCCTTTGCCGATTATGTCGTCGCCGATGCCCGTTTTGCCGTGCGGCTGCCCGCCGGGCTCGATCCGGTCCAGACCGCACCGGTGATGTGTGCCGGCGTAACCGCCTATGGCGCCCTTCGCCGGGCCCATCTGCGGGAAGGCGAGACCGTGGCGATCTTCGGTTGCGGGGGGCTCGGGCTCTATGCCGTGCAGCTTGCCGTCCGCATGGGGGCGAAGGTTCTGGCCATTGACAGCGATCCGGAGAAACTCGTCCATGCCCGCCGCTACGGTGCAGCCTCGGTGGAGATTGCCGATACGGGCCTGGCCGAACGGCTCGGCGCTCTCGCGGTCAAGCCGCATGTGGTAATCAATTTTGCGCCGACGACAAGGACCTGGGCACCCCTATTGGCCGCCATCCGGCCCCGGGGACGCATTGTCGCCGCAGCCATTGTTGCCGAGCCGGTGCCACTCAGCCAGGAATGGCTGACCGGCAGCGGCGTCACCATCACCGGCACCAGTGTCGGCACAAGGGCGGAAATGGAAGATGTGGTGCGGATTCATACGGTCAGGCCACTCGAAAATCCGGTCATCGAGATCGGTCTGGAGGAGGCAACCGCCGCCCTCTCGGCGCTCGATGGCGGCACCGCACGCGGCCGTTATGTCATCCGGTTCTAG